Genomic segment of Peptostreptococcaceae bacterium:
TTCCGAGTGGAATATCCCAGACTTCCCAATGCATGCCCCCGGTCAAAAAACTATAACCCTTTAGAGCTCCATAAATAAGAAGCGACGCGCACATCCATTTCATCATTCTTTCGTATGTAAGCCTCGAAATAAGGTTGTCCCATCCGAAAATCAACCTATGAAGAATCATGCTTGCCCCAAGAATCGTTCCTCCTGCAAACCCTCCTCCAGGAGAAAGGTGTCCATTCAATATTACATATATGGCAAATACTTGTATAAACGGTATAATAAGTTTTCCAACCTCTGTCAGAATATCGCTTTTTTCAGCTTCCCTATGGAGTTTATTCATCTTCATCCCTCCTGAGAACCACAATTACCGTTATTAGCGCTGTAAAAAGTACTGTCGCTTCTCCGAAGGTATCGAATGCCCTGTAGTCTAGAATAATTCCGGCTACTACATTCACCGCGCCGGTCTCCTCCACTCCCTTTTCAAGATATCTGTATGACACCTCGTTGTTTGAAGGATTTTCAGCCTGCCCGAAGGTCGGCAAATCGGCAACCCCGAATAGCAAAATGACAATTAATGCTGTTGCCAAT
This window contains:
- a CDS encoding MnhB domain-containing protein, which gives rise to MNKLHREAEKSDILTEVGKLIIPFIQVFAIYVILNGHLSPGGGFAGGTILGASMILHRLIFGWDNLISRLTYERMMKWMCASLLIYGALKGYSFLTGGMHWEVWDIPLGTPGKLFSGGLILPLNIAVGIIVAITMYVFFKLFYEGTI